One region of Candidatus Electrothrix rattekaaiensis genomic DNA includes:
- a CDS encoding AAA family ATPase, protein MKKRYLTEALYEDVQKKMVFIGGPRQVGKTTLARYLAEGYEHYLYLNWDNPKHKMQITGQQWPPTTECLVFDELHKYEKWKSLIKGIWDTRTSQEKILVTGSSRLDIFRRSGDSLLGRYHYHVLHPFTLRELNRNAPELHMPQLCHELDCTQSGDGLKTLFRFGGFPDPLLEGSERTLLRWQNARFERIFREDIRDTENVRSLSQVELLGALLPKRVASPLSLSSMSEDVQASPKSVIAWMDLLCRNYYCFRVMPYHQRLERALKKESKYYLWDWSEVESEGARFENMIASHLLKFCDWYYYVFGIKARLWYIRDREGREVDFLVTWGETPWFMVECKLTKGAAKPLSYFGERLDVAQRFLVTLDEGHHYLDRKTRVLVVPARRFLMGLV, encoded by the coding sequence ATGAAGAAACGTTATCTTACAGAAGCCCTTTATGAAGATGTGCAGAAAAAAATGGTGTTTATCGGCGGCCCCCGTCAGGTCGGCAAAACCACTCTGGCCCGCTATCTTGCCGAAGGATATGAGCACTATCTGTACCTGAATTGGGATAATCCCAAACATAAGATGCAGATAACAGGGCAGCAATGGCCCCCGACTACAGAATGCCTAGTCTTTGACGAACTTCATAAATATGAGAAATGGAAAAGTCTAATCAAAGGAATCTGGGACACAAGAACCAGTCAGGAAAAAATTCTGGTGACTGGCAGTTCCCGTCTGGATATTTTCCGAAGATCCGGCGATTCTCTGCTGGGACGCTATCATTATCACGTCCTCCATCCCTTCACCCTGAGAGAGCTGAACCGTAATGCGCCTGAGCTGCATATGCCGCAGCTCTGCCATGAACTTGACTGTACCCAGTCGGGCGACGGCCTGAAAACACTCTTTCGGTTCGGCGGTTTTCCGGACCCCCTGCTCGAAGGGTCCGAGCGTACTCTGCTTCGCTGGCAGAATGCGCGTTTTGAACGGATTTTTCGGGAAGATATCCGTGACACGGAAAATGTGCGCTCCCTTTCGCAGGTCGAGCTGCTCGGTGCCCTTCTGCCCAAGCGGGTTGCCTCTCCCCTGTCCCTGTCGTCCATGTCCGAGGATGTGCAGGCCAGCCCGAAATCCGTCATCGCCTGGATGGATCTCCTCTGTCGCAACTACTATTGCTTCCGCGTTATGCCCTATCATCAACGTCTGGAAAGGGCTTTGAAAAAGGAGTCGAAATACTATCTCTGGGACTGGTCCGAGGTGGAGTCGGAAGGGGCGAGGTTTGAAAATATGATCGCCTCTCATCTGCTCAAGTTCTGTGATTGGTACTATTACGTGTTTGGCATCAAGGCTCGGCTTTGGTATATCCGGGATAGGGAAGGACGGGAGGTGGATTTCCTGGTCACCTGGGGTGAAACGCCTTGGTTTATGGTGGAATGCAAATTGACCAAGGGAGCGGCCAAACCGCTCAGTTATTTTGGTGAGCGGCTTGATGTTGCACAACGGTTTTTGGTTACCCTAGATGAGGGGCACCATTATCTGGATCGGAAGACCAGGGTTCTGGTGGTGCCTGCACGGCGTTTTTTGATGGGGTTGGTTTGA
- a CDS encoding virulence protein RhuM/Fic/DOC family protein, translating to MSPTQSEVILYQTDDGQTGIDVRLKDETVWLTLNQIAELFGRDKSVISRHLRNIFQSEELERSAVVAKNATTAADGKTYQVDYYNLDAIISVGYRVNSKRGTQFRIWATTVLKQHLVQGYTLHQKRLAEKGATEIRQVLDLLSNTLESHDLVSDDGRTVLTLVRNYARTWQLLWQYDEDSLPLPKAETNGRVPEAAEVREAIASLRLNLLERGEATEIFGQERGHGLAGILGAVGQSFAGQDLYPGIEEKAAHLLYFVIKDHPFTDGNKRIGSFLFLLFLQSNEHRSLPDDQALVALTLLIASSAPEQKDLLIRLVVNLITAS from the coding sequence ATGTCACCTACGCAAAGTGAAGTCATTTTATATCAAACCGACGACGGCCAAACCGGGATTGATGTACGGCTGAAGGATGAGACAGTCTGGTTGACCTTAAATCAGATTGCTGAGCTTTTCGGGCGCGATAAGTCAGTAATCTCAAGACATCTTCGCAATATCTTTCAGTCTGAGGAGCTGGAGCGTTCAGCAGTTGTTGCAAAAAATGCAACAACTGCCGCAGACGGCAAAACCTATCAGGTCGATTACTATAACCTTGATGCCATTATCTCTGTAGGCTATCGGGTTAACTCCAAGCGTGGCACCCAATTCCGTATCTGGGCGACCACCGTGCTCAAACAGCACCTAGTTCAGGGGTACACGTTACATCAGAAACGGCTGGCGGAAAAGGGTGCTACCGAGATCAGGCAGGTGCTGGACTTATTGAGCAACACCTTGGAAAGCCACGATCTGGTCAGTGATGACGGCAGGACTGTGCTGACGCTGGTCAGGAACTATGCCCGCACTTGGCAACTGCTTTGGCAGTATGATGAGGATTCGTTGCCTCTTCCCAAAGCGGAGACAAACGGCAGGGTGCCTGAAGCTGCGGAGGTGCGGGAAGCTATAGCTTCCCTGCGCCTGAATTTATTGGAACGTGGCGAGGCCACTGAAATCTTTGGTCAGGAGCGCGGGCACGGCTTGGCCGGGATTCTCGGGGCTGTAGGCCAGAGCTTTGCCGGACAGGATCTCTATCCCGGCATAGAGGAAAAAGCAGCTCATCTGCTCTATTTTGTCATCAAGGATCATCCGTTCACGGACGGCAACAAACGCATCGGCTCCTTCCTTTTTCTCCTGTTTCTCCAGAGCAACGAGCACCGGTCGCTCCCTGATGATCAGGCCTTGGTCGCCCTGACCCTGCTTATCGCCTCCAGCGCACCGGAGCAAAAAGACCTGCTTATCCGGTTGGTGGTTAATCTGATAACCGCCTCATAA
- a CDS encoding type II toxin-antitoxin system HicA family toxin, protein MKGKHRKTLAAIFAKPTRANIRFSDIESLIRALGGEVREGEGSRVVLELFGSREYAHRPPGKEAKRYMVEKIRDWLKELEVTP, encoded by the coding sequence ATGAAAGGGAAACACCGGAAAACATTGGCAGCCATCTTTGCCAAACCAACACGGGCAAATATCAGGTTCAGCGATATTGAATCGTTGATCAGGGCCCTTGGCGGTGAAGTTCGCGAGGGAGAAGGTTCACGGGTGGTTTTAGAATTGTTCGGATCACGAGAATATGCGCACAGGCCGCCAGGTAAAGAAGCAAAAAGGTATATGGTTGAGAAAATTCGTGACTGGCTGAAAGAACTGGAGGTAACACCATGA
- a CDS encoding type II toxin-antitoxin system HicB family antitoxin, producing the protein MNIMTYKGYSAKINFDGRDNIFWGKVIGIKDSITFEGETVVQLTEDFYSAVDHYLADCKKEERTPDKPYSGKLTLRIAPSVHAELSAAAAHAGKSLNKWVADTLEQAVHSSSVRC; encoded by the coding sequence ATGAATATTATGACCTATAAAGGCTATTCTGCTAAAATCAATTTTGACGGAAGGGATAATATATTCTGGGGAAAGGTGATCGGGATAAAGGATAGTATTACCTTTGAGGGAGAGACGGTTGTGCAGCTTACTGAAGATTTTTACAGCGCGGTTGACCATTATCTTGCCGACTGCAAAAAGGAAGAGCGCACTCCGGACAAACCCTATTCCGGAAAACTGACCTTGCGTATTGCACCCTCTGTTCATGCCGAACTTTCCGCTGCCGCAGCCCATGCTGGGAAAAGTCTGAATAAATGGGTGGCGGATACCTTGGAACAGGCTGTTCATTCTTCGTCGGTGCGGTGCTGA
- a CDS encoding type II toxin-antitoxin system VapC family toxin, whose protein sequence is MRAYIDADVLIWHLRGEKKARDFLISLRDQDAYELSIGALQRAEVVFFMRPDEEEATALFLSQFKTEPVDQELVDAAGILYRKWQPSHGIDVHDAILAATAIRTGGRIFTLNIKHYPMPEVNVHKAWE, encoded by the coding sequence ATGAGGGCCTATATTGATGCGGACGTGTTGATCTGGCATCTCCGTGGAGAAAAAAAGGCACGGGACTTTCTCATCAGCCTCAGAGACCAGGATGCCTATGAACTCTCCATTGGTGCCCTGCAACGTGCTGAAGTGGTCTTCTTCATGCGGCCTGATGAGGAGGAAGCGACAGCGTTGTTTTTATCTCAGTTCAAAACCGAGCCTGTTGATCAGGAACTTGTTGATGCTGCGGGCATACTCTACCGTAAATGGCAACCGAGTCACGGCATTGATGTGCATGACGCAATTCTTGCCGCTACAGCCATACGAACCGGCGGCAGAATCTTTACCCTCAACATCAAACATTACCCCATGCCGGAGGTGAATGTCCACAAGGCGTGGGAGTAG
- a CDS encoding helix-turn-helix transcriptional regulator — MKTPRTDIRIQGEISPRLLDILQSEYGGSLKIYDGDEEYVELTETDWYRETKAKTAPGDAMRIYRKNKQMTQAELGKRLGNVPRQLVSNMERGKRAISLATAKKLAAIFNVPASRFLDI, encoded by the coding sequence GTGAAAACGCCCCGTACTGACATCCGCATTCAGGGGGAAATTTCGCCACGTCTCCTTGATATATTGCAGAGTGAATACGGCGGCAGTCTGAAAATTTATGACGGGGACGAGGAATATGTCGAGCTGACGGAAACCGATTGGTACAGAGAAACCAAGGCCAAGACTGCTCCCGGTGATGCAATGCGTATTTACCGAAAAAATAAGCAGATGACCCAGGCGGAACTCGGTAAAAGGTTGGGGAATGTACCTCGTCAGCTTGTTTCCAATATGGAACGAGGAAAACGGGCGATCAGTCTGGCCACGGCGAAAAAACTTGCCGCCATCTTCAATGTCCCGGCCAGCCGCTTTCTTGATATTTAA
- a CDS encoding cytochrome b, which produces MQVDTKSKLGGNTLILHWVVGIMMILLLATGVFMKETETYALYPWHKAFGVLIILPVLLRVLWRLKSGWPPPVREYKKSEQILSKFIHYLLIIGTVILPISGFMMSAMGGHGVELFGLELVPRNPDPVNPMKVVPFNGSIAGISHELHEIAGYSIIIAVILHTVGVLKHHIIDKDGTLRRGLGAKV; this is translated from the coding sequence ATGCAAGTTGATACCAAATCCAAGCTCGGTGGCAATACATTGATATTACACTGGGTAGTAGGCATCATGATGATACTGTTATTGGCAACAGGTGTATTCATGAAAGAGACAGAAACGTATGCGCTGTATCCGTGGCATAAGGCATTTGGCGTATTGATTATACTGCCTGTCCTTCTCCGAGTGCTCTGGAGGTTAAAAAGCGGTTGGCCTCCTCCTGTTCGTGAATACAAAAAGTCAGAACAAATACTTTCAAAGTTTATCCATTATCTTCTGATAATCGGTACGGTGATACTGCCGATTTCCGGTTTCATGATGTCAGCAATGGGTGGTCATGGTGTTGAGTTGTTCGGCTTGGAACTTGTACCCAGAAATCCTGATCCAGTCAATCCGATGAAAGTAGTTCCATTTAACGGGTCAATTGCAGGTATTTCGCATGAACTCCACGAGATAGCTGGCTACAGCATTATTATCGCAGTCATCCTTCATACTGTTGGAGTATTAAAGCACCATATAATTGACAAGGATGGAACATTACGACGCGGGCTGGGAGCGAAAGTCTGA
- a CDS encoding DUF6516 family protein, with protein MSTPFRTPEDYELFLYTITEQFPSVQRSSLVFVRRGSTLGRVSGELHFAHGFRLVLRERVLFGYIPIVTDWYGYEVWKDDEKLYWYDSQPHPNSTSLASTHPHHKHIPPNIKRNRIPAPNMSFEQPNLPALIEEIEKLILLEETEQL; from the coding sequence ATGAGCACCCCGTTTCGTACCCCTGAAGATTACGAACTGTTCCTTTACACGATTACGGAACAGTTTCCCTCAGTGCAGCGTTCAAGTCTGGTCTTCGTTCGGCGCGGTTCAACACTGGGACGAGTTTCAGGAGAACTGCACTTTGCGCATGGATTCAGGCTGGTACTGCGCGAGCGTGTTCTGTTCGGTTACATTCCCATTGTAACCGACTGGTACGGCTACGAAGTATGGAAGGATGATGAGAAGTTGTATTGGTACGATTCCCAGCCTCATCCAAACAGCACATCTCTGGCAAGTACACATCCTCACCACAAACATATTCCTCCGAACATCAAACGAAACCGCATTCCGGCACCGAATATGAGCTTTGAGCAGCCAAACCTGCCAGCTTTGATTGAGGAAATCGAAAAGCTGATCCTTTTAGAGGAGACTGAACAACTGTAA
- a CDS encoding adenylate/guanylate cyclase domain-containing protein has translation MSDIRKEINKLTHERDACREQAQRLERENLCLQEELGKVRQELQLAAEVFAGSVEGTIITNVDFQVLRVNSSFTRITGYQPDEVVGRKLSWLEDEDFAREVLVSLDEQDHWRGEFRDITKSGAAYVSWLNISSVKNHQGEVTDYIVAFLDITEEKYREEENDRYLEELNTAYRRFVPQRFLEYLEKPSILDIELGNHVERSLTVLFSDIINFTRLSESMSPTENFRFINSYLSIMEPIIAGHNGFIDKYIGDAVMALFDGKADDAVRAAVAMQRMLVSYNQGRHRAGYKPIDINIGVNTGTLMLGTIGSPNRMEGTVVSDSVNVAARIEGVNKIYKTSLLIGEETYTSLENPGDFALRRIDQFKAKGKSKTVTVYEVFETDAPDVKEAKLESLHVFVEAVNLYHSGRFAEAKQLFDECTVKCRQDQVARYYTKCCHRHLNIEETRW, from the coding sequence GTGTCTGATATCAGAAAAGAAATAAATAAGCTAACCCATGAACGCGATGCTTGTCGCGAGCAGGCGCAACGCCTTGAACGCGAGAATCTTTGTTTGCAGGAAGAGTTGGGCAAAGTCCGGCAGGAATTGCAACTTGCTGCGGAAGTTTTTGCTGGCAGCGTTGAGGGGACCATTATCACAAATGTCGATTTTCAGGTATTGCGAGTCAACTCTTCGTTTACCCGAATAACCGGGTATCAGCCGGATGAGGTCGTCGGCAGGAAACTCTCTTGGCTGGAAGATGAGGATTTTGCCCGAGAAGTGCTCGTTAGTTTGGATGAGCAGGATCATTGGAGGGGGGAATTCCGAGATATCACTAAAAGTGGTGCCGCCTACGTGAGTTGGTTGAATATCAGCAGTGTAAAAAATCATCAAGGCGAGGTAACAGACTATATTGTGGCTTTTCTCGATATTACGGAGGAGAAATATCGGGAGGAGGAAAACGACCGTTATCTTGAAGAGCTGAATACGGCCTATCGTCGTTTTGTGCCGCAGCGCTTTCTTGAATATCTGGAAAAACCGAGCATTCTTGATATTGAGCTGGGCAATCATGTGGAGCGATCCCTGACAGTCCTTTTTTCTGATATTATCAATTTTACCCGGCTCTCGGAAAGCATGAGTCCTACTGAGAATTTCAGGTTTATTAATTCTTATCTGAGCATTATGGAACCCATTATTGCCGGTCATAACGGGTTTATTGATAAGTATATCGGTGATGCGGTCATGGCTTTGTTTGATGGCAAGGCCGATGATGCGGTCAGGGCCGCAGTTGCCATGCAGCGTATGCTGGTTTCGTATAATCAGGGCAGGCACAGGGCTGGCTATAAACCGATAGATATCAATATCGGCGTGAACACCGGAACCCTGATGCTGGGTACCATAGGTAGTCCAAATCGTATGGAAGGCACGGTTGTCAGCGATTCCGTGAACGTTGCAGCACGCATTGAAGGGGTTAATAAAATATACAAAACCTCCTTACTGATAGGTGAGGAGACCTATACCTCTCTGGAAAACCCTGGTGATTTCGCGTTGCGCCGCATCGACCAATTCAAAGCAAAGGGGAAATCCAAGACCGTGACAGTGTATGAGGTCTTTGAAACCGATGCCCCGGACGTCAAAGAGGCCAAGCTGGAATCCCTGCATGTTTTTGTTGAGGCGGTTAATCTGTATCATTCTGGACGATTCGCAGAGGCAAAACAATTATTTGATGAATGTACCGTCAAATGCAGACAGGATCAGGTTGCCCGGTATTATACCAAATGCTGTCATCGCCATCTGAATATTGAGGAGACACGATGGTAG
- a CDS encoding TolC family protein — protein MPLIWVILVALLFTMSCGSAVAASSKEEVQNMTLAEAVTLALRHSRTVESAYLDRLVQKFDLQTAQNKFFPDFAFTSSASQEQTAGKSAHSTDVGGEAVLKVPTGGEFSLSWTQPVHTSEDEQWLGDFGNDIALSFTQPLLKGGGVQVNRADQILAEYKEHNNVLTLQTTLMDTITQVVHAYRSLLLAQRGLEIDRLSLERSQGLLESDQMLVKEGRKAKVDLIENEANVAKRELGFMTSQNDVETKKLDLLKLLDIDRHTLIEPSDSIKAEPVELHLETLLDLVFTNRSEYQQALNTLKMAETNMLLAKNKQLWQLDLETRYNMTDSGSYTIDTLEEESSGAGDYSVAMKLKIPFGIESIERELVQAKVTYRKAKIALQELRENLQISVQNTYRDIGMQWKQVELSQKARALSQKQLDIELEKLKSGQSSNFQVMTYQDRLITAQYDENSKKIDYLNALTDLDKFLGTTLEHWGIDLKNAEKVELP, from the coding sequence ATGCCCCTTATTTGGGTCATCCTCGTTGCTCTCCTTTTTACCATGAGCTGCGGAAGCGCGGTTGCTGCCTCTTCCAAGGAGGAGGTGCAAAATATGACCCTGGCAGAGGCTGTTACGCTGGCCTTACGGCATAGCCGTACTGTGGAAAGTGCCTACCTTGATCGTCTTGTGCAAAAATTTGATCTGCAAACAGCACAGAATAAATTTTTCCCTGATTTTGCCTTTACCTCTTCTGCTTCGCAGGAACAAACAGCCGGGAAATCAGCCCATAGCACTGATGTCGGCGGAGAGGCTGTGCTCAAGGTTCCAACCGGCGGAGAGTTCAGCCTGAGCTGGACCCAGCCTGTTCATACCTCGGAGGATGAGCAATGGCTTGGTGATTTCGGCAATGATATCGCCTTGTCTTTCACCCAGCCTCTTCTCAAAGGAGGCGGGGTACAGGTGAACAGGGCTGATCAGATTCTTGCGGAATATAAGGAACACAACAATGTCCTGACATTACAAACAACCTTGATGGACACAATCACGCAGGTTGTTCATGCCTACCGGAGCCTTCTTCTGGCCCAGCGTGGATTGGAGATTGACCGTTTATCTCTTGAGCGATCCCAAGGACTGTTGGAAAGCGACCAAATGCTGGTCAAAGAAGGGCGCAAGGCCAAGGTGGACCTTATTGAGAATGAGGCGAATGTGGCAAAACGGGAATTAGGTTTTATGACCAGTCAGAACGATGTTGAAACAAAGAAGCTGGACTTGCTCAAGTTATTGGATATTGACCGACATACCTTAATAGAACCAAGTGATTCCATCAAGGCAGAGCCTGTTGAACTGCACCTGGAGACCTTATTAGACCTTGTTTTTACAAACCGGTCAGAGTACCAGCAGGCTCTGAACACGTTAAAGATGGCTGAAACCAACATGTTGTTGGCAAAGAATAAACAGCTTTGGCAATTGGATCTTGAGACCCGATACAATATGACGGATTCCGGCAGCTACACGATTGATACCTTAGAAGAGGAAAGTTCCGGGGCAGGAGATTATTCTGTTGCAATGAAATTAAAAATACCCTTTGGTATTGAATCAATAGAACGTGAATTGGTCCAGGCCAAGGTAACGTACCGCAAGGCAAAGATTGCTTTGCAGGAGTTAAGGGAGAACCTGCAAATATCAGTACAGAATACGTATCGGGATATTGGCATGCAGTGGAAGCAGGTTGAACTTTCTCAAAAGGCACGGGCCTTGTCCCAAAAACAACTTGATATTGAGTTGGAAAAATTGAAAAGCGGCCAGTCAAGTAACTTTCAGGTGATGACCTATCAGGACCGTTTAATTACGGCGCAATATGATGAAAACAGTAAAAAAATCGACTACCTTAATGCCTTGACTGATTTGGATAAGTTCTTAGGGACAACCCTGGAGCACTGGGGAATTGATCTTAAAAATGCCGAAAAAGTGGAGCTGCCATGA
- a CDS encoding HlyD family efflux transporter periplasmic adaptor subunit, giving the protein MSNAHESLEQETDLAKKYHQLQANHYQLEDEHFAVQNQLRRSKRCYRLFFLLLIILGIGMGGYFWRGELASLLPGEAGIKDELSQEKFITVKQETLRNTLSLTGKIEPLGQVDVVAPLEGKVLEKNFQYGDFVAQDTLLLLIDTEKEEANYQEAQAAYLEAEDTLKSLKKWEKSLDVVRIRHNLKKQQYGLKIIQRDLKKTQRLLKKGIVSSSEGERLEEEYQKQQREIAFLQQELALTLEKGSEEKIHVAELKKKNALLKMKAIKDRIAKARLVSPLNGVILLPVSRQEDAPFEIQPGSFVKQDQVLFTIADLSGFNIRAKVDENDILKLQLGQDVTITGDAFQDKLTLKGTVQYISFQADQQVPGRASFFSARIAVNSPTDEQRTRLLLGMSADMEVLISEKPDAIIIPFAFVTVDEKREAWVRKVVEESGKSKKVPVKIGVTEANTVEILEGLEAGDKIMREPLSPLMDP; this is encoded by the coding sequence ATGAGTAACGCGCACGAGTCTCTTGAACAGGAAACCGATCTTGCGAAAAAATATCATCAACTCCAGGCGAATCATTATCAGCTTGAAGATGAGCATTTCGCTGTACAAAACCAGCTTAGGCGTAGCAAACGATGTTATAGGCTTTTCTTCCTGTTGCTGATTATTCTTGGCATCGGGATGGGTGGGTATTTCTGGCGCGGGGAGTTGGCCTCCTTGCTTCCTGGTGAAGCAGGGATAAAAGATGAGCTTTCTCAAGAGAAATTTATAACGGTTAAGCAGGAGACCCTGCGCAATACCCTTTCTCTGACAGGGAAGATTGAGCCGCTTGGACAGGTTGATGTTGTTGCGCCTCTGGAAGGCAAGGTGCTGGAGAAAAATTTTCAATACGGAGATTTTGTTGCACAAGATACACTGCTGTTGCTCATTGATACGGAGAAGGAAGAGGCTAACTATCAGGAAGCGCAGGCAGCGTATCTGGAAGCTGAGGATACATTGAAGTCCTTAAAAAAATGGGAAAAGAGTTTAGATGTTGTACGGATACGGCATAATTTAAAAAAACAGCAGTATGGCCTGAAAATAATCCAAAGAGATCTTAAAAAAACTCAGCGATTGTTAAAAAAAGGCATTGTGTCAAGCTCAGAAGGAGAAAGACTGGAAGAGGAGTATCAAAAACAGCAACGTGAAATTGCCTTTCTCCAACAAGAACTTGCTTTGACCTTAGAAAAAGGTAGTGAAGAGAAAATACATGTAGCTGAGTTGAAAAAGAAAAATGCTCTGCTCAAGATGAAGGCGATTAAGGATCGCATTGCCAAAGCACGCCTAGTCAGTCCTCTTAATGGCGTTATTTTACTTCCTGTCAGCCGTCAGGAAGACGCTCCTTTTGAGATTCAACCGGGCAGTTTCGTGAAGCAGGATCAGGTACTGTTCACCATTGCCGATCTGAGCGGGTTCAATATTCGAGCAAAAGTGGATGAAAATGATATCCTGAAGCTCCAGCTGGGGCAGGATGTCACTATAACGGGAGATGCCTTTCAGGATAAGCTGACCCTGAAAGGGACCGTGCAGTATATTTCCTTTCAGGCGGATCAACAAGTGCCGGGAAGAGCCTCTTTCTTTTCTGCTCGTATCGCTGTCAACTCTCCCACTGATGAACAGCGAACACGTCTCCTGCTGGGCATGTCAGCAGATATGGAAGTGCTTATTTCTGAAAAACCTGATGCCATTATTATTCCCTTTGCCTTTGTTACTGTTGATGAGAAAAGAGAGGCATGGGTAAGAAAGGTTGTTGAAGAAAGCGGCAAATCAAAAAAGGTTCCGGTGAAAATCGGTGTCACAGAGGCCAATACAGTGGAGATTCTTGAAGGGCTTGAAGCCGGTGATAAGATCATGCGGGAGCCTCTGTCGCCTTTGATGGATCCTTAG
- a CDS encoding ABC transporter ATP-binding protein, with protein MLKIRDLYKSYQVGHTMMPVLKGINLDVEQGDLLAVTGSSGSGKSTLMSIIGLLDKPTRGRYWLDKKEVLHCSDDELAAMRNQKIGFVFQSFYLLQRLTAVENVGCPLRYSKVPPREIHRRSLAMLEKVGLADRSTHRPDELSGGQQQRVAIARALIGKPAIVLADEPTGALDSHVSKEIMDLFISLNQEEGITIIIITHDEKIAQQCSRHVMMEDGVLR; from the coding sequence ATGCTGAAAATACGAGATCTGTATAAATCTTATCAGGTCGGTCATACCATGATGCCTGTTCTCAAGGGGATTAACCTTGATGTTGAGCAGGGGGATCTGCTGGCTGTAACCGGTTCGTCAGGAAGCGGCAAATCCACCCTGATGAGTATTATTGGCCTGTTGGATAAACCAACACGCGGGCGGTATTGGCTGGATAAGAAAGAAGTGCTGCATTGTAGCGATGATGAACTGGCAGCCATGCGGAATCAGAAAATCGGTTTTGTCTTCCAGTCCTTTTATCTTCTGCAACGCCTGACCGCTGTTGAAAATGTTGGCTGTCCGTTGCGCTACAGCAAGGTTCCTCCCAGGGAAATACATCGCCGTTCTCTGGCAATGTTGGAGAAAGTGGGGTTGGCTGATCGTTCCACCCATCGTCCTGATGAGTTGTCTGGTGGGCAGCAGCAGCGGGTGGCTATTGCCCGTGCCCTGATCGGTAAACCGGCAATCGTTTTAGCTGATGAGCCCACCGGTGCTCTGGATTCCCATGTGAGTAAAGAGATAATGGATTTGTTCATAAGCCTTAATCAGGAAGAGGGGATTACCATTATTATCATCACCCATGATGAAAAGATTGCTCAACAATGCTCCCGGCATGTGATGATGGAAGATGGGGTGTTGAGGTGA